CAACCTGGCTCGGAGCGTACTGGCGGAAATAAAAAACAATTTTGGGGAAGAAATGCTGCTCCCCCCCATACGAAATGATATCCGGTTAGCTGAAGCCCCGAGTTTTGGCAAGACCATATTCGAATACTCCCCAGCATCGCGGGGAGCTCAGGATTACGAAAACCTGGTGGAAACCATCCTTTCTAGAAGTGGTGAACAATAGATGGCAGGGAAAAAGAAACTGGGAATGGGGCTGGACCTGCTGCTGTCCTCGGTCCAATCCTCAGTTAATCAACCCGGGGGGATTGTTGATTGGAACCGCATCCAAAGTGTTTTCGACCAGGCCCGGCGCGAAGATGAAGCTGGAAACGTGTTTGAAGCGTACTATCTTTACCGTCTGGCCAGCGACCTGGTTCGCGAAAAAGGCCCCGCGATAACCCCGGAGGCCAAAAGCCTGGCCTCTCAGTCCCTGAATAACGCTGCCGTCATCCTGTATGAACACGGTTACACAGCCCAGGCCCGCCGCTTGCTGGAAAAAGCAGTTCAGGTCTGCCCTGACAACCTTACTGCGCGTGATAACCTTAACTCGCTCTTGCAAGGAGGCTAGAACAGTGATTGTGGGCATAGATCTAGGCACCACCAACTCTCTGGTAGCCTATATCAACCGGGAAGGCAAGCCGGAAATCATCGTCAATGAGCGTGGGAGCCGATTGACACCTTCGGCCGTGTACTTCAAAACAGACCAGGAGGTCCTAGTAGGGGAGCTGGCTCGTTCCCAGATGGTCTTGAAAGCCGACCGGACGGTATGCTACATCAAGCGTCACATGGGTTCCGACTACCGGGTAAACATATCCGGGCGGGAGTACACTCCTATCGAGATCTCAGCCCTGGTGTTACGAAAACTTCGGCAGTACGCCGAAAAATACCTGGGCCAGCCCGTTGAGGCAGCGGTAGTCACCGTACCCGCCTATTTCAACGACAACCAGCGCCAGGCCACCCTGCAGGCGGGAAGGCTGGCGGGATTAAAGATATTGAAGCTGTTGAACGAGCCCACGGCCGCGGCCTTGGCCTACGGCCTGCAGTCGGGGGAAAAGGAACACGTCCTGGTGCTCGATATAGGAGGTGGTACCTTCGATATCACCCTTATGGAAAACGACGGTGGCACCTGCCGGGTGGTGGCGGTCGGGGGATGCACTACCCTGGGGGGGATCGATTTCGACAACCGGCTGATAAGGCACATTCTCGAAACTTTTAAGCAAACTCATGGGATAGATCTCGCTGCCGACAAAGTAGCCTGCCAACAGGTTCAAATACACGCGGAACGGGCTAAGGTTGACCTGTCAACCGTAAACGAGTGCTCGGTTCTGATACCTTACATCACCATGGGAACTGAAGGCCCGGTTCATCTCAACCAGACCATCCGTAGGGAAGAATTTGAGCACCTGGCAGATGACCTCTGGAACGAGATCAGTTCTCTTATCCTGCAAACCCTGCAGAAAGCGGAGGTTGGTCCCGACTGGGTGGATGTAATAGTTATGGCTGGCGGGGCCTCGCGGATGCCCGGATTCGAGCGGGTGGTACGGGAATTGTTCGGGCAGGTAGAAATAAAAAGCGATATCAATCCCGACGAAGTAGTAGCACTCGGAGCCGCCATAGAAGCTGGAATCCTGGCTGGCCAGGTCGAACATATCGAACTCTACGATGTAACTTCCCACACCTTGGGCATTGAAGATGATATGGGGGAATTTGTCCCCATTATTCCAGCTAATACCCTCTATCCGGTAACCAGGTCGCGCCTGTTTACCACAGTCGAAGACGATCAGGAGGAGGTGATAATTCACATCCTGCAGCGGGACGAACTCCAGTCCGAGGCTTCAGCAGCCGTATCCCTGGGCAAGTTTCACCTGGCTGGCATCCAGCAGGCTCCAGCCGGGGTGCCGTGCATCGAGGTAACTTTCACCATTGACCGCAACGGAGTTCTCGAGGTTGCCGCTCGGGACACGGAAACAGGTACGGAAAACCAAGTACAGATCACTGACGTGGCGTTTTCCGGCGGACACCCGGGTGAAAACCGCCGCGGGACTTCGCTAACGGTTATATGAGACCTGTTCGTATGCCGCTGGTATTCCAGTAGAAAGAAAAGCTCTCGGTAGGCGTGGTTATTTTTTAGAATTGAGGAGGGAGTCGAATGGCTAGAAGATTGGAAACACCGCCCGGTGCCAAAACCGGATTGACCCTGAAGACCGACGAAGAAGATATATCCAAGAAGCGGGAACAGGCCCGCAGGATGGCTCAAGAAAAGGCCCGGGCCCGCACCCTGGCCAAGCAGCAGGCTATGGCCGAGAGAATCGCCACCGCTTCCGAACAACTCCTGGCAGGAGTAGAGGAGGCAACCGCATCAGCCCAGGAATTCGCCCGGATGATGACTGACTTAGCGGTACGCATGCAGCAAGTAGCGGAGATGTCTGAGTCCGTAAAACAGACTGCTCAGGACGAAAGTAATGCGGCGCAGCAGGTCGTAGAGACTTTCGATATTCTCTATAAGATAACCCAGGAAGGTCTCGGCACCATGCGTGAGTCGGTGGCCGCCATGGAAAACATGCGCGCTCACCTGGTAGAAGCAGCAGAGAAAAACGCCCAGTCCGGCAAGCGCATTGCCGAGCTGGAAGAACAGTCCCGGCAGATCGGAGACATCGTGCAGACTGTGGTCATGATCGCAGACCAGACCAACCTCCTGGCCTTGAACGCCGCTATTGAAGCAGCCCGCGCTGGAGAACACGGGCGTGGATTTGCGGTAGTAGCAGATGAAGTACGCAACCTGGCCGAGATTTCTGAAAGCGCAGCCCGGGATATCCGCGGAGTAGTGGAGGAAATTCGTAGTGGCGTGGATCAGGTAGTTAAAGATATAAACCAGGTAGTAGAAAGCTTCCAGGATATGCAACAGCGCACCGAGCATAATAACCAGGGGTTCCAGGGGGTAGCACAGCGGTTTCAGCTCTACGGGGAAATACTGGCAAGGTTTTTGGATTTTTCAGGCCAGATGGACCGCACGGCCCAGGAAGTCCGTTCTGTCTGCGAATCCATCGCCGCCAATACAGACCAGATCAGGGTAGGGTGTGAAGAGTCCACGAAAGCGGTGACCGAACAGAGCAAGGCACTGGCCGAGGTCAACCAGGCTACCCACGAACTGGCGGAGATGGCGGATGAACTTAAGACATCTACGAACGTAAACAAATCAGCCGAGGAAGTGGCTGCCACTTCGGAACAGCTCTCCGCTAATATAGAAGAAATAAGCAGCTCCGCCAGTGAGATCGTGAGCTCTCTTAGCCAGATGACAAACGCCGCCAGCCTATCCGAAAAGGATGTCCAGAAGGTTGTAACCTTGGTACACACCAGCCAGGAACTCCTAGCCAAAATGAACGAGTGCATAACCCAGGCCAGTCAAACCTTAGGGGAATTGCAGCAGATATTAACCGACAGCCGTCAGGCAGCTCGTGCTGTGTGGAGGGACCTGCGCGAATGTATTGACTCGTATCAGGGAACCAACAGCTCCATTGAGACCCTCGAAGAAAAAATCCGGCGTATTGAAAAGATTGTGGATACCATCGAAAACGTTTCTATCCAGACCAACATGCTGGCTGTCAACGGGTTCGTAGAGGCCGCAACTGCAGGCGAGCACGGTCGTGGATTCTCCGTAGTTGCCGGTGATATCCGTAACCTCGCCACCGAGTCGGCAGAAAATGCCGATAAGATCAAGGACCTGGTAAGGGACCTGCAGAAGCAGATGAGCAAAGTTATCGCTGACCTGGGTCAGTCCGAAAGCGTATCCCGGCAAGCAGACGAAGCTATAGGGGTAGCTGCCAAGAAAAATGACGAAGTCGAAGAATCACTGGCCCAGATTACGCACCAGCGCGCCCAGGTAGGTAAAGCCGTAACTGATATCCGCAACGCGGTTGAGAAAGCCGAAAAACTGGTTGAGGCTTTGACCGAGATGATAACCGCAGGGTTTGCTGAAATACAAGCCGCTTCTCGCACGGCTGACGAGCAGGCCCGAGGGGTGGCAGAGCTTGCCAACTCCATTGAAGAAATAGCGTCTATCGCTGATGAGCTACAGGCAGGTCAATAAACGTTTATTACGAAAACATTAAAGCCAAAGGGGGGATAATAAGTGACCGACCAACAGGCAAACGCCTTAGTTCAGGATGAGATGCAGTTGGTCACCTTCGATCTCGAGCGGGAAAGCTTCGGAATCAATATTATGAACGTGCAGGAGATCATCCGCACGCCCAACATAACGGTTATTCCGCAGGCCCCGCCCTATGTAGAAGGGGTAACTAACCTGCGGGGCAATATCCTTCCGGTTATCGACACCCGGGTTAAGTTCAACCTGCCTCCTCGCGAACGCGACGCCGCCAGCCGGGTAATAGTAGTAGATGTGAAAGGCAGGAAAATCGGGTTGAGCGTTGACGGAGTATCCGAGGTCCTCCGGGTTGAGAGTAACCAAATAGAGCCGGCCCCCGCCATGGTATCGGGTATCGAGACCAGTGCTATCTCTGGAATGGTCAAGATTAACGATGGAAAAAAACTGGTCATGATCCTGGATGCCGTGCGCTTCTGTCAACTGGAAAGCGGCGAGGGACAGGATACCGCTGCCGCCCGGTTAACCAGGAGCGAAGCCGGTTTCAAGCAGGAGCAGGACAAGAAGCTGGAAGAAGTCCAGTTAGTTACTTTTGGGCTAGGAAAAGAAGAGTTTGCCCTTGAAATAGAACAGGTTCGGGAGATCATCCGCTACCCGGAGATCGTGAAGGTCCCTAACGTTCCGGCCTACATCAAAGGAGTGATCTCCTTGCGCGACCGCCTGTTGCCTATCGTCGACATGCGGGTTAAGCTCGAAACCAGCAGTGATGAAGTTAGCGACACTACCAGGGTGGTAGTCGTCGATGTGGACAACATGCAGGTCGGATTAGTCGTGGACAAGGTCTACGAAGTTACCCGCGTCCCCAAAGACACTATCTACCCGCCGCCTCAAGCCTTGACCACCGAGGGGCGGGAGCAGTTGAAGGGCATAGTCAGGCTAGATGACGGGAAGCGCATCATCATGCTCATTGATCCTTTCGACATCCTGACCAGGGAGGAAATCCGCGGGATATCCACCGTAGAAACGGCCGATGCAGAATCCATCGAAGAAGCCCCGGCTTTTCTAGACGGGATGGACGAAGAACAGATGGTAGTGTTCAAGCTGGCAGGCGAGCAGTACGGGGTACGCATCACCCAGGTACAGGAGATCAACCGTCTGTCTAAGATCACTAAAGTGCCGCGGGCACCCAAATTCGTCGAAGGGGTCGTAAACCTGAGAGGAGATGTCATCCCGCTCATCGACCTGCGCAAGCGGTTTGAGATGGAGGAAAAAGAGTACAACGAGTTCACCCGCATCATAGTCAGCGATATAAACAACAAAAAGATAGGAATCATCGTGGACGAGGTCCTTGAGGTTTTGCGGGTACCCAAAAAGAACCTGGAAGAGGCTCCCGACATCATTCAAGGGAACCAGGCAGCCCGCTTTATGGAAGGCTTGGCCAACCTGGAGAACAGGATGATTATGCTTTTGAACCTGGAAAACATCCTGGTAGAGAAAGAGTGGCAGAAGCTGGCCGACCTCAGCCAGTCCCAGGCGGCGAAAAAGACGACCCCAGTGAAACTCAAGAAGCAGGGTGGAAACGAGTAACGTGGTACGTGTACTGATTGTCGACGATTCGGCCCTTATGCGCAAAACTCTCCGGCAAATCCTGGAACGGGATCCGGAGGTTGAAGTCGTGGCTGCAGCCCGGGACGGAGAGGATGCCGTAGCCAAAGCCCGGGAGTACCGCCCGGATGTTGTCACTATGGACGTAAACATGCCCAAACAGGACGGCATCACTGCCCTTCAGTATATAGTCAATGAAGACATCTGCCCTGTCATAATGGTTTCTTCCCTCACCCAAGAAGGAGCAGTGACCACGTTTGAAGCCTTGGAACTGGGTGCGTTTGATTTCGTGGCTAAGCCGGGCGGTACTGTGTCATCCAACCTCGAAACAGTGGCCGATGAGCTAGTTACCAAGATTAAAGCAGCCGCCGGGTTGAAAAAGAGAAAGATCACCGCCCGCCTGTCAAGGGCCCGTCGCTCCCGTGGCAGGCAGGTTGTGAAGAAAACGGGAGATACTGCAAGCGGGGACATGAAGGCAGTGGCCATGGGTATATCGACCGGGGGCCCCAAGATGATTTATGAGGTCTTGCCCTCATTACCGGCCAACCTCAACGCGGCTGTGTTCCTGGTCCAGCACATGCCGCCTAACTTCACTTCGGCTTACGTCAAAAGGCTGAACGAACACTGCCAGTTGGAGGTGGTGGAAGCCGAGGCTGGCATGAAGGTACGGCCAGGTGTGGTTTATGTGGGACGAGGAGGACGGCATCTCAGCCTGGTGAAAAATTCGCTGGGAGAAGCGGTCATCCGGCTGCCATCCCAGCCACCTCACCATTTTATGCCTTCAGTGGGAGTCATGATGGAGGCAGTGTTGAAGGTTTTCGGGCCGAGGACCATAGGAGTGCTCATGACCGGTATGGGTGACGACGGGGCTGACGCTATGGTCAAAATCAGGCAGGGCGGAGGCCTGACTATCGCCGAATCGGAAGAGAGTGCCATCGTGTTCGGAATGCCTGGAGAGGCCATCAAGCGCGGCGGAGCCGAAATCGTGGTCCCCATATGGGACATAGCGGCTGAAATCGTGAAAGCGGTAGGAGTAGTTTAACAAGCCACAGATGCACACAGACCCGGCACTCAGCCAACCTAGCTTTCAACATGACATCCCGTCACAACAACGCTATACACTAGTCAGGGCTTGAGCTGAGTGCCGGGTCTGTGTCCATCTGTGGCTGGCTCGAAGGTAGGAAGGAAGGTGGTTCTTACGAGAGGGATAAAACCGGACGGGAGTCCGATTAAGGTAATGGCAGTGGACGATTCGCCGGTAACCAGGAAGATGCTCAAAAAAGCGCTCGAGCCCGAAGGGTTCATTATTGTTGCCGAGGCTGGTAACGGGCGCGATGCCGTGGCCGCCTACGCCCAGGCCAACCCGGATGTCATCACCATGGACGTTACCATGCCCATAATGGACGGGCTAGAAGCCGCAGCCGCCATCAAGAAACTCAACCCTTCCCAAAAAATAATAATGCTGAGCGCCATGGGCGATAAAGATATCGTGGCTGAAGCCCAGAGCCTGGGTATTACTGATTTCTGTACCAAGCCTTTTAAACCCGACGAAATTATCGGCAAGATTCTGAAAGTTTTAGCGGAAGGTTGAGGTGATGAGGTGAGCTCCACAACCTACATCGTGCCCTTTATCAAAGCCGTGGCCAGTGTTTTCAAGGATATGTTGGGAATTGTCGTAACAAAAGGAGAACCAGTTGACGAAGGAGAAGAGTTTGGGTCACAAGGGTTTGCGGTGATCGTCGGCTTTACTGGCGGCTGGCGCGGCCGCTTTTTCCTGGACATGCCGCCCACAGCAGCGTTGAGATTGGCCAGTATCCTGACGGGCGAGGAATACGCCTCTCCAACCGAAGAAGAAGTCCTCCTGTCCGCTGCAGAGATAGGCAACGTGGTGTGCGGCAACGCCGTCACCGCCGTTAACGACGCTTACCCAGGCCTGAACATCCGGTTGACCCCTCCCAGCGTCTTCGTGGGAGACGGCTTTAGCATGTTCAACGTCAGACTCAGCTCCTACTCCGTTTTGATGCAAACCGAAGCAGGGCCCATCAAGATAAACGTAGCGGTAGAGGAGGGGAAAAGGTAGGATGGATGTGAGGTATATCAACCCCTTCATTCAGGGACTCCTCGATGTCGTAGCCATGCTGGGAATGACGAGCATTGTCCGTACTGGATTAGGCAAGAAGACATACCTTCAAACTGAAAATGAGGTCAACATCATCATCGGGCTCACAGGAGAGGTTAAGGGAAATATCGTGTTCTCTATGCCGGAAGCCACCGCCAAGAACATTGCCTCAGCCATGATGGCGGGAGTCCCGGTGGAAAAGCTCGATCTCATATCAAAAAGCGCCCTGTGCGAACTGGCCAATATGATAGCAGGTAACTCCGCGGCCAAGCTGGAAGGGCTGGGCGTAAAATTCAATGTCACGCCCCCCACCTTGATTACCGGCAAGAACCTGCTCGCCCTTATCAGCCAGGTAGAAACCCTGGTCATCAATTTTGCGGGCAACGAAGGGCCCTTAGAGATGAACGTGGCCTTAGAAATGTGAGTTGCCTTCAAGCCTTGTCTGCCCAAAAAAATGTTAACCGTCCGGCGCTCGTGCGTTGTTTCGCCTATCGCCGTGACCGGTTAACGCTTTTTTTCTGTCTAAGTCTGCGTCTAACCATCTCAATCCTTTCTCTGCAGGGGCTTCCGCTTGATGCGCCGGTAGGTCATGGGAGTGATGCGCAACCCCGGTTTCAGTTCCCGGGCATACTCCGTTACCATTTCGTCGCTTCTAGTGATGGCCTGACCCGCCTTGTTTATAAGGTCAGATGCTGATTGGACTGTAGGATGAGCAGCAAACTCTTTTTGAGCAGTGCTCTTGACCGCCTGCCATTTTTCTCGGAGCATCCCGGTAGCCTTTTCAGTCTTGTTCGAAGCCCAGGCAGCCACGTTTCTCCCTCCCTCCCTGAGGGACACGCGATGCCTCTTAACGGCCCAAACCGCCACCGTTCCGAGCCCAGCTACCAGCATCACTTTCCACAGCCAAGACACCGGTCGTTCATTTTTGGCCATAGCTCCACCTCCTAACGACCTGACTGTGCTTAGTCTGCTCGGATTCTCAGCATAACATTCCCGACTTTAAAAAATTTGTTATCTAAAACTTCCATGATTCTCCTTATAGGCATAAAACCACAAATTTTTTGATTATTTTTTTAGTTTTGGCAGGATAATTCGTCACAGCGTCAAAAGTATAAATGTAGCAAAAATGCTACGTTATTTCAAGACATATACTTGTTTTCTTTGCGGTCAATTCGGTGGCGAGGGAGGTAACAGACCATGCCGAGGAGGGGAAGAAATAATGCGGAAACAGTTGGAAAAGCCACCGGGTTTGGACCCCGAGCCAACCTCTAGCAAAACCGGAATAGCTCTTAAACAAGATGAGACAGCGGAATTAGCCCGCAAGCGAGAGCAGGCTCGCAAAATGGCTCAGGAAAAGGCCAAGGCCCGTACCCTGGCCAAGCAGCAGGCCATGGCCGAACGCATTGCCGCATCATCACAGCAGCTTCTGGCCGCAGTTGAGGAAACCAACGCATCGGTCCAAGAGTTCGCGCGCCTTATGACCGAAGTGGCCTCTATGGGAAACGATGTCGGCCAAAACGCCGAGCAGATGCGAACCGGGGCTACCAGAGTCAATCAGGTTGTAGAAGAGTTCCACAAGAACTTACAGGTCCTCCACCAGTACGCTTTGAGCGGAGTGGAAGCAGCCGAGCGGTCGCGTAGAGGCATGGAGACCATGATGGACCAGATGAAGGAAGCCGTTGCCAAAAACCAGCAGTCGGGCCAGCGCATAAAAGAACTGGAAATTCAGTCTGAAAAAATCGGCGACATCGTGCAGGCGGTAGTGATGATTGCGGATCAGACTAACCTGTTGGCTCTGAACGCCGCTATTGAGGCTGCCCGGGCCGGTGAGCACGGGCGAGGGTTTGCGGTGGTAGCCGATGAAGTGAGAAACCTGGCTGAGATATCAGAAAGATCGGCCCGGGATATCCGGGGAGTAGTTGAAGAAATACGGTCAGTGGTTGAAGAAATAGTTAAGGACATAGGCGAGGTTGTAAACAACTTTGAACGTCTCCAGGACGAACTTGCCAACACCAACCAGGGCTTTGCCCAGGTAGGTCAGCTTTTCGCCCAGTATGCAAGCAAGATTGACGAAGCGGTTGCCGGAGGGGTAACGATGACCGGCAAAGCAGGCGAGCTACTGACCTCGGGTGAGGGTATAGCCAGCGCCGCCCTTCAGATAGCCGGGGCGACGCAGGAGGCGGCTAAAGCTGTAGCCGAACAGACCAAAGCCTTGTCCGAAGTAACCGCCGCGACCCATGATCTGACCGACATGGCCGAGGAACTAAGGACCTCCACCAACATCAACAAATCGGCCGAAGAGATAGCGGCTACGGCCGAGCAGCTTTCTGCCAACATAGAGGAAATCAGTTCCTCGGCTACCCAAATAGCATCAGGCTTGAACGAGCTGACCCAAAGTGCTCGTATCGCGGTAGCAGAAGCCCGCAAGGCGCAGGATATCGGGCAAGACAGCCAGCAACTGGTAGAAACCATTGCCGAAATAAGTTCTGCTGCCGGGAACATCCACGCCGAGATAGCAGAGACTCTAGAAGCCAGCCGGGCCAGTGCCCGGAAGGTATGGGCCGGGATCAGAGAAGGTATCGCCTCTTACAGCGCCACTAACTCCGCCGTAGCCTCTCTGCAAGACAAGATCCGCCGCATCGAGAAAATCGTCGATACCATCGAAAACGTTTCCATTCAGACCAACATGCTGGCCGTAAACGGGTTCGTAGAAGCCGCTACGGCCGGCGAGCACGGTCGGGGCTTTTCCGTGGTCGCGAACGACATCCGCAACCTGGCTACAGAGTCTGCCGAAAATGCGGATAAAATAAAGGACCTGGTGCGGGACATCCAGATTCAGATCGGCAAAGTTGTCGGCGACATCAGCCAGTCTGAAGCAGCTTGCCGCAAGGCCGATGAAACCGCCGGCATGGCGGCCAAGTCCAACCAGCAGGCCACCGATCAGGTAAACCAGATCGGTCAACTTCGAGTTCTCGTGGGCAAGAGCATATCGGAACTCGGAACAGTCGTGGCGCAAGGAACTGAAATTGCGACAGCCGCCGCCGACATTCTGGCTGCCGCTTTCAGTAAGGTAGAAGAAGCATCAGTCATCGCCCAGGAACAGGCCAAAGCTGTTCAAGAACTTGCCAACTCCATCGAAGATATCGCTTCCATCGCCGATGAGATGCAGATGAATTAAGCTTGGATCAGGGGGACGGTTCTTGTGGTTTATTTTTCAAAATAAACCACAAGAACCGTCCCCCTGATCCACTGCACATTTACCGGCCGGCAAAACGGGCGAGCTCCGCCCAGAAACCGGGATAGGATATGTTAACGGCTTCTGCCCCTTTGACTATGGTTTCCCCCTCGGCTACCAGCCCGGCGATACCCATGGCCATGGCAATGCGGTGATCCCCGTAGCTGTCCACCTTCGCCCCGGTAAGCCTGCCCTGCCCCCGAACATAAAACCCGTCCTCGGTCTCCTCTACCTCTACTCCGAGCCGGCGCAGGCAGGTGCAGACAGCCAGTATCCGGTCAGTTTCTTTAACCCTCAATTCCGACGCATCCCGTACAACCGATTCACCCCGAGCCATGGCCATAGCAACTGCCAGCACCGGAATTTCGTCAATTAGAGACGGTACAATCTCCCCTGCCACGGTTGTGCCGATTAGGTTCCCAGCCGAGACCACCCGTATATCGGCTACCGGTTCGCCACCGACAACCCTCTGGTTCTGAAGTTCGATTCTAGCACCCATAGAAGCAAGCACTCTTAGTACCCCGCTTCGCGTAGGGTTAACTCCTACCCCAGGGATTAGGACCTCTGACTCCGGAACCAGCGTCGCTGCCACTATCCAGAAAGCCGCGGATGAAATGTCGGCTGGAACGGACATATCAAAAGGTTCGAGCTCTCTTCCCGGTTGCAGCCGAATCACCCCGTTTTCGGCAAAAATCTCTGCCCCCATCCCTGCCAGCATCCGTTCCGTGTGGTCCCTTGAAGGCACCTTTTCCCTTACCACCGTCTCCCCTTCAACTCCCAAACCAGCTAAAAGAACAGCAGATTTGACCTGAGCGCTCGGCACCGGCAGGGTGTAGTCGATCCCTTTTAAGTTGCCCCCTCGAATAGCCAGCGGTGCAAGCCGGCCCCCGTCTCGTCCGTCGATGCGTGCTCCCATTAAACGCAGAGGTTCCACTACCCGAGCCATAGGGCGGGAGCGCAAGGATGAATCCCCGGTTAATACCGAAAAAAACGAGCAGGCCGATAGAGTTCCTGACATCAAGCGCATAGTTGTTCCGGAGTTCTCACAGTCCAGAATGTCTTCTGGCTGTAGAAATCCGCCTAGCCCGCGCCCTTCGATTATGAGGTCCTCGCCGTTGTCCATAATGTTAACCCCGAGTGCTCGCACGCACCGAACCGTGGCTAGTGTGTCTCGCGCCCGCAAGAAATTCTTTACCCGGCTCTTTCCCTGAGCCAGGGCCGCCAGCATGACGCTGCGGTGCGATATCGATTTGTCTGCCGGCAGCGTAATAGTCCCCCTCAACCCCTTTGGGGCGCGACGTACAGTTACATCCATCTGCTCACCTCATCCATGCTTTAATTCCCTGGTCCCGCAAGAGTTTCACTGCCTTCTCCCCATCTTCCACTGAAGGCACCCCTAAGCGTATGGTACCCCCGTCACCCTCGCGCACCCGTAAGATCTCGATGTCAACTATGTTTATCCCACCTTCACCTAGAACCGTACCCAGGTAACCTATCACCCCGGGACGGTCGAGCACCACAGTAATGATTTCGCAAGCACTGGGCAAAGCTCCTCTTGCCCCCCTTGGTACAGACTCCCGTAAAGCCTGAGCAGCTTGCAGTTCTTGCCTGAGTCGCTGGCGGTCAGCGGCAGCTATATACCCACGCAAGCGGTTCAATTCCCCGATAAAACCGTCCAGTTGGTCCAGTACCGCCTCCCGGTTAAACATGAAGATTTCCTCCCACATAGCCGGGTTAGACGATGCTACACGGGTTGTATCCCTAAAACCTCCTCCTGCTAGCCCGAGGGCCTCAGGCGCTTTCCCGGCCTGGTTTACCAAGGCCACCGCTGCCAGGTGCGGAAGATGGCTGGCCGTGGCTACCAGGCGGTCGTGTTGAGCCGCATCCATTGTTATTATTTTCGCTCCGGTACAACTGATAAGCTGACTTAAGGTTTCGAACGGTCCGGATGGAGTGCCCGGTGGAAGCACCAGAACATACACCGCATTCTCAAACAGGTACCTGTCTGCCCCTGCCAAACCTGTTCTCTCAGAGCCAGCCATAGGGTGGCCGCCGATGCCGTAAACCCCGCCGGGCAGCCACCGGCGAAACCATTCCATGACCACCTGTTTAACACTGCCCACATCGGTTACAACAGCCCCCGGCTTCAGGACCGGGGCAGCTTGTTTGATGACCTCCTCCAGCCGTTCTAGAGGACAGCACAGGAACACCACATCTGCGTTTTCGATTCCTGCCTCAAGCTTCTCCGTGCGGCGCACCGCCCCCAGAGCAACTGCCTCTTTCCCAACATGGTCCTGGGGGTCAACCCCGATCAGCTCTTCAACCAAAGGTGAGTCCTTTAAAGCCAGCCCCAGCGATGCTCCTATGACCCCCAGCCCAACAATGGTAACCACAAAACCCATTCTGCCTTCCCCCTCGGCCTAACTTATACCCGGCCTTGCTCAAGAAGCGCAGGAAACCGCCTCAAAGACACGCCTCACATTCTCCATCA
The sequence above is drawn from the Syntrophothermus lipocalidus DSM 12680 genome and encodes:
- a CDS encoding Hsp70 family protein; this translates as MIVGIDLGTTNSLVAYINREGKPEIIVNERGSRLTPSAVYFKTDQEVLVGELARSQMVLKADRTVCYIKRHMGSDYRVNISGREYTPIEISALVLRKLRQYAEKYLGQPVEAAVVTVPAYFNDNQRQATLQAGRLAGLKILKLLNEPTAAALAYGLQSGEKEHVLVLDIGGGTFDITLMENDGGTCRVVAVGGCTTLGGIDFDNRLIRHILETFKQTHGIDLAADKVACQQVQIHAERAKVDLSTVNECSVLIPYITMGTEGPVHLNQTIRREEFEHLADDLWNEISSLILQTLQKAEVGPDWVDVIVMAGGASRMPGFERVVRELFGQVEIKSDINPDEVVALGAAIEAGILAGQVEHIELYDVTSHTLGIEDDMGEFVPIIPANTLYPVTRSRLFTTVEDDQEEVIIHILQRDELQSEASAAVSLGKFHLAGIQQAPAGVPCIEVTFTIDRNGVLEVAARDTETGTENQVQITDVAFSGGHPGENRRGTSLTVI
- a CDS encoding methyl-accepting chemotaxis protein, producing the protein MARRLETPPGAKTGLTLKTDEEDISKKREQARRMAQEKARARTLAKQQAMAERIATASEQLLAGVEEATASAQEFARMMTDLAVRMQQVAEMSESVKQTAQDESNAAQQVVETFDILYKITQEGLGTMRESVAAMENMRAHLVEAAEKNAQSGKRIAELEEQSRQIGDIVQTVVMIADQTNLLALNAAIEAARAGEHGRGFAVVADEVRNLAEISESAARDIRGVVEEIRSGVDQVVKDINQVVESFQDMQQRTEHNNQGFQGVAQRFQLYGEILARFLDFSGQMDRTAQEVRSVCESIAANTDQIRVGCEESTKAVTEQSKALAEVNQATHELAEMADELKTSTNVNKSAEEVAATSEQLSANIEEISSSASEIVSSLSQMTNAASLSEKDVQKVVTLVHTSQELLAKMNECITQASQTLGELQQILTDSRQAARAVWRDLRECIDSYQGTNSSIETLEEKIRRIEKIVDTIENVSIQTNMLAVNGFVEAATAGEHGRGFSVVAGDIRNLATESAENADKIKDLVRDLQKQMSKVIADLGQSESVSRQADEAIGVAAKKNDEVEESLAQITHQRAQVGKAVTDIRNAVEKAEKLVEALTEMITAGFAEIQAASRTADEQARGVAELANSIEEIASIADELQAGQ
- a CDS encoding chemotaxis protein CheW; this translates as MTDQQANALVQDEMQLVTFDLERESFGINIMNVQEIIRTPNITVIPQAPPYVEGVTNLRGNILPVIDTRVKFNLPPRERDAASRVIVVDVKGRKIGLSVDGVSEVLRVESNQIEPAPAMVSGIETSAISGMVKINDGKKLVMILDAVRFCQLESGEGQDTAAARLTRSEAGFKQEQDKKLEEVQLVTFGLGKEEFALEIEQVREIIRYPEIVKVPNVPAYIKGVISLRDRLLPIVDMRVKLETSSDEVSDTTRVVVVDVDNMQVGLVVDKVYEVTRVPKDTIYPPPQALTTEGREQLKGIVRLDDGKRIIMLIDPFDILTREEIRGISTVETADAESIEEAPAFLDGMDEEQMVVFKLAGEQYGVRITQVQEINRLSKITKVPRAPKFVEGVVNLRGDVIPLIDLRKRFEMEEKEYNEFTRIIVSDINNKKIGIIVDEVLEVLRVPKKNLEEAPDIIQGNQAARFMEGLANLENRMIMLLNLENILVEKEWQKLADLSQSQAAKKTTPVKLKKQGGNE
- a CDS encoding protein-glutamate methylesterase/protein-glutamine glutaminase; translated protein: MVRVLIVDDSALMRKTLRQILERDPEVEVVAAARDGEDAVAKAREYRPDVVTMDVNMPKQDGITALQYIVNEDICPVIMVSSLTQEGAVTTFEALELGAFDFVAKPGGTVSSNLETVADELVTKIKAAAGLKKRKITARLSRARRSRGRQVVKKTGDTASGDMKAVAMGISTGGPKMIYEVLPSLPANLNAAVFLVQHMPPNFTSAYVKRLNEHCQLEVVEAEAGMKVRPGVVYVGRGGRHLSLVKNSLGEAVIRLPSQPPHHFMPSVGVMMEAVLKVFGPRTIGVLMTGMGDDGADAMVKIRQGGGLTIAESEESAIVFGMPGEAIKRGGAEIVVPIWDIAAEIVKAVGVV
- a CDS encoding response regulator, translated to MVLTRGIKPDGSPIKVMAVDDSPVTRKMLKKALEPEGFIIVAEAGNGRDAVAAYAQANPDVITMDVTMPIMDGLEAAAAIKKLNPSQKIIMLSAMGDKDIVAEAQSLGITDFCTKPFKPDEIIGKILKVLAEG